Sequence from the Bacteroidia bacterium genome:
TCACAACAATGAAAGCGAAAAAAAATAAAATCAAACTGTGTGTGTAGAAATAATGAAATGAAAAAAGTTTTTTCGAAATTGTTCTTTTATTTTCGGTTTGATTGTACAAAAATAAAATCAGCAAAATCAAGCCAACCCACATCAACCAGATGTACCAATAATCTTTTATAAAGAGCGGCAATAAATGCGATGTATCATCACCCAAGGCTAAAAGTGAGAAAACATCGGCAGTGCAGCGTTTAAATGTAAATTCAAAATAAATAAAATCAGCGCAATTTGCTAAAAGAGCAATTCCGTTGCTGATGATAAAAATAATTTTCAGCGAAAGCTGATAACCTTTTCTATCGCGTTCTACAATTGGTAAAAGACTAAGTAAAATAAAAAGAACATTTGTAATTAAAATAGCAGAAACATCAAAACGAAATCCATAAATAAAATACGGAATCAATTTTATCCAAGAAACATCAGAGAAAGAAGAGCGATTAAATGCAAAAAATAGGAGGCGACATATCCAATACGCAAACAAAACGATGCACAATCGTTTTAATACGGTGATGGCGTAGGATGCGTTTTTTGCCATGCGGTAAAAGTATAAAAATTGTGAGAGGAAGTTTTAAAGGAATGCTTCTAAATTATTTATTTATAAGTTAAGTTGCTCATTATCAATAAACAAACAATAAATTGTTAAAAAAACATAAAAGATTTGTAGCAGCTATAAAAAAAAAATATACATTTGCTGCAATTTTAATCAAAAACAACAAAACATAAAAATGAAAAAAGTACTTACATTAGTTGCCATTGCTGGAATGTTTTCATTCTACGCATGTGGTCCAAGCCAAGCAGAAAAAGATGCTGCTACAAAGCACATGAATGATTCAATTGCTGCTAAACATCAACAAGATTCAATTGCTGCTGCTACAATGAAGCAACATCAAATGGATTCTTTGAAAATGGTTGCAAGCAAAGATTCAATTGCTAAATTAGCTGCTGATAGCGCTGCTAACAAACCGGCTGACAAAAAAATGGAAAAAAAGAAAAAGTAATTTTTCTTTCCTCCAATGAAAAAAAGGAACTCTTATGGAGTTCCTTTTTTTATGCTATTTATTTGAGCTGAAATTTGTTTTTAAATTTGTTGTATCAGAAATTATTTTTTGGAAGTGTTGCATTTATTGCAGCCATCGTGTTCATCTTTTGCGTGTATCATTTTCCATATTTTTCTTCCCACGTAAAAAAGCGCTGCTGCAAAAACAAGATAAATAATAATGTTTTGAATATTCATGGCGAAGGAATTTTCTACAAAGATACCGAATCGTATTTAAAGGCATTCAAAAAAATTATTTTTTCGAGTGTCCTTTTTAGTATTAATTCTGTTCTATATCAGGCGCGATGTATCCAATCAACATCACCATACAACCTTGCTGAGCTTGTCCTGCGCCTGCCGGCGGAATGTCGTAATCAATATAATAAGTGCCACTTTTAGTGGGTTCAAATGACCAAAATAAATTATCGA
This genomic interval carries:
- a CDS encoding FeoB-associated Cys-rich membrane protein, coding for MNIQNIIIYLVFAAALFYVGRKIWKMIHAKDEHDGCNKCNTSKK